A single genomic interval of Terriglobus albidus harbors:
- a CDS encoding YybH family protein gives MRRSFLLLWVAVTAVATHAATAQLGFGQNNQPNQQAQSPLTTPTLSPGVVFLMELEGRFNQAVEKGGGKAFASWFADDAVILNNGRAATFGKLAIGEQATWDPKDYQLTWQPQGAQMGPSGDMGFTWGHYEGHSKDKNGQPIVVEGRYITIWKKINGEWKVAMDASANDAPIAGECCALPKPGNAK, from the coding sequence GCTTTGGGTGGCCGTGACCGCCGTGGCTACCCACGCTGCCACCGCGCAACTGGGCTTCGGGCAGAACAATCAGCCGAACCAGCAGGCGCAAAGCCCCTTGACAACGCCGACCCTGTCACCGGGAGTGGTCTTCCTGATGGAGCTGGAAGGCCGCTTCAATCAAGCCGTCGAGAAGGGCGGCGGCAAAGCCTTCGCGAGCTGGTTCGCCGATGATGCCGTGATATTGAACAACGGACGTGCCGCTACCTTCGGCAAGCTTGCGATTGGCGAGCAGGCAACGTGGGACCCTAAGGACTATCAGCTAACCTGGCAGCCCCAGGGCGCGCAGATGGGCCCAAGCGGCGACATGGGTTTTACCTGGGGACATTACGAAGGGCACTCCAAAGATAAGAACGGCCAGCCCATCGTTGTGGAAGGCCGCTACATCACCATCTGGAAAAAGATCAACGGCGAATGGAAGGTCGCGATGGATGCAAGTGCCAACGATGCGCCTATCGCCGGCGAGTGCTGCGCGTTGCCCAAGCCGGGCAACGCAAAGTAA